The region attttatattttaatattagtgGACTCTATATTAGTTCTGTATGAGCTCTATATAGACTTAGGggatttacataaaaaaatttcaaagactTAATGGCTCAACtcttatacctatatataaaccaattacATTTCTATCACACAACTGATGTGGCAACTAGAAAACATGAGTTCACATGAATAACATCAATTATCTACTTTTTACTACTACAATTCTATTAGtatttggtggtggtggtggtggtggtgatagtCATGGTCATACTAATTAGTAGACTAGATTGTGTTTGGTGATCAGGTTGGGTTCTCAGCCATACAGTACAATCCCACTATTTGATAGAGGAGGAGGAATTGAAGGGAGGAAGGGGCTACGACCACAACCACAAGTAGTAGAAAGGGAAGAGAATCCGGCCTGCTAATCGGCAGCTGTCTTTGTCCAACCATTATGCCTTGTTATTATGGTATGGTGCTTCTCTCTGCATCATTTCAGGTTTAGAGAATAACATATtgccccatatatatatatatatatatattattcgaCAGCCCAAGAGGGCATGTATATTTCACAAAGTATTTGATCCGTTGACAAAAGTAGAATGGACTCAGTGAGAGTGAGGCACGTACGTTCAATTTAATGTCTTTCTCCGtctatgaaataaatatatattcaccTTCTGATTTAATGTAAAATATCTTAGGATTACACgtctacatatatatacatcaaaataTGTAATCTAGTTATGTTTATGTAAGATGGTTGTTTCTAATAAGTTgttgacatatatataaattaattaaatagcaACTTGTATATATTTGGCTCCGTTGTCTAGTAAACTCTATGGCTGcttatacatataattaagaTTACTTTTGAATCATTGAAACATAGTATAATAAcagtaataattaataaatgtttgtttatttatttgtttttatttaagtatGGATTTGAAGAGCAACCAAAGGGCTCATAGCACAAGGGTAGTTGAttcatcataaaaattaaagataaaatattcAAAGATTTTGAGTTTAAGATTATATTGAAATCCCAACGatcatttggtctattggcatcgggtcccttACGTAGGGATGTTCGCTTTCGAATATCGAGCgtggctccccgagttcgatccccatctcgcgTAAGGTGAGGGCACGGTTCAGCGGTGAGTGCTAGGTAAAAATCGAATCTGGTTTTCAACCAACCAGAACAGgaaaagtttttttgtttgtccAATACTTTTTATGAATCTAAAGAAAGGAACCTGGGTTCCGACGCTTatcgcctttctcaaaaaagaagaagaagaaaggaaccTAGGTTACGACGCTTAccgcctttctcaaaaaaaaaagaagaagaagaagaaagaaacctAGGTTACGACGCTTatcgcctttctcaaaaaaatgaagaagaagtagatTAGTACGGTTTGCCGGATATTAGTGTTGACTCACAATGAAaactctttttctttgattaagaGTGCGTGAGATGGATGATCAATTCACATCCAGTGCATATGTCTCTTAACatgtaatttattcatattttataagataaaaaataataaaaaaataaattagaggaGCAGCATGAGCATAAACAGGCATTGATTGGTGTAGGTGATTCTGAATAACTTTTAATGGCAATTGGCAAAAGCGATGGAGAAGTTATTGTCCTTTCTTATGTAGTGTGTGCATGGTGGAAATGAATACGAATATGGGATGGGACAAGAGATCAAGAGAgcgagtgagagagagagagagtgagttaGAGAGTTCTCTGGAACGTCTCCATTTATATCCACTTGTGCTCCATCTTAATTATCAACAGCTATGTCCCTGCTAaatgctaattaattaagattaatgttgacaaaatattaaatccatCGCAGGTACTACTTGCAATCAATCTAATTGATCAATCCAATCATACCAATGAAGGTGGAGATTAGCCACATTTTGGAGTCGTTAGCCATCCAATCccatttgttgttattattattaagaaaaattatgttGACACAATTAGCCAGTATTTGGAGTCATTAGCCATCCAATCCAATCccttttgttgttattattattgagaaaaattatatatgttcaCATTTCTGATtccttaaaatattttcattatttatcctGATATAGATCAGCCATGAAAAGCTATATTGTATTAATCAGATCCAACGGGCAACGGGAATGGTCCGGATGACAGGGACGAGTGAAAGTGGTGGGTCCGATGAGATGAGGAGAACAATCATAATGGGGTTCGCTTCGCCAATTGACCCAAATTCCGGGGCGGATTTGTGAGTGCGGGTACGGATGATTACCCAAATCCAACCCGAACCATTAACTCCATCATACATGCAGCAAGCTAGCTACTTAGTTACTAGTATACAACACACACCTACGGACCTACCAATATGATACTATATGATCCTAAACAACACAATATCTTCGATCTCTCCTCTTGCACATGCATTCATGTGATATAATttcacaataaaaatatcaaaatgatttCATAAAGCCCGTTACTCGCATCAATTAATACATAAACTATTCATATTTTACttgatatgtttttaaattaaaaaacacacacataaatTCAGAAGCCAACTATGGTCACTACATTTGTATTgcaaatttataaacaaatcaataatgaacatgcatgtttcttgaagaaattattcaacagAATATGTCACCGTAGCTGAAAGTGCTTCAACATCTCTCCAAAAGTAATTAAAGTACCAAAATGTTTACAACCAACACCAAAtggatttgaaaataattaaactcaAGAGGACATGAAGATCACAGTGAAGTTTCATAGGTTCCCAGGGAATCTAGGAGAGTATAAATTAGGAAAAAGGAAATCAGACTATCAGAAACTTTCCCCCAGCCCAACCATGCTGCACATTTAAAATCAGTTGGGCAATTCTTTAATGATTGATTACTAGGTTTCAACACACGTTGCTTTAAAAACATAAGGTATGAGTGTTCCTGAATCCTGACGTAATGTTGTAGCTCATATTACAAGTCACTAGAGATTCACATAGAAGGTATGCAAGCATGCAACTGCCAAAGGAAGGTTTGTGATGGTATGTATGATCAGCAAATGCTATTTGCTTGTCATTTGAACCATGTAGCAAAATAATAGATGTCAGCTTGACATGAATGAATAGGATCTTACTCTGAACTTTGGATTTTGGAAGTCCCACTATCAATAACAATCGATTGCACCACCTCCATCTGCTTTGCAGTTGACGCAAAGGGGgccagcaaaaaaaaaaaaaccagcctAGTTTACATTTACATGACACAGTGAAACATTGAGCTGTATGCCTGCCTTATGTACATGCCAGCAAGAACTGCAAAAGATAACAGAACACAAAACAATATTGAATATGTACTATATGAAAGCGTGATATGAACAGAGCCCATATGGTATTTAACATCCTTCCCACCCCACATAATCTAATTAAGCTCTTTAACCAAATATAGGTGAGCTTCTCTTCATGTCTTTCTTGGGAGGAGCTGAGGACACTACTTACAAGGAGAGAGGTGAGCTATCTCAATCCagtaaataattcaaaattgacTAGAGGTAGGAAAGAATATTATTGTGAAGAGGATCTGATATGTGGTCAAGAAGGTTTTGTATAGGACCTTTCCCAGTCAGAGCGGCTTGAAGATAAAAGCCTAACCAAGCAACCATTGCCAAACGAccattttttatctcttttaccTTCAAATCTTCAAAACTAACCGGGTCTTTAGAAAGCCCCAGAGGATCAAAAAGAAAACCTCCTGGATAATTTATGTCTCCAGGTAGATAAATACCCAATGGTTCTAATGCCTCTATTCCGCAGTATCTAGCATACTCAGGCCCAACCTGGAAAAATGTTCATATTTACAAATGAGATCATGTGCATATTATGCTGCTCAGGAAATTGTTTAGTAATCGCATAAAAGTTCACACTAGATGAATTTAAgaatacaaaacaaagatttccgttttgaaaagaaacaatgaacTCGGCAGAATGTCAGCAATAATTGAAACATCTCTTAAAAACAGAGCATATGACAAAGAGAAATTTCAGGAAGGGCTCAACAACCACAGAAAAATTTGAAGGGCACCAATAAATGGTTCTTAGAAACATGGCCTGTCTTCCTTTAACATACCCTCCATCTTAGGCATCTAAGCATACGATACATAAATGGCAAAAATTTTCTGTTATCAGCTCAATGGAAAGGAAACTAATCTCAGGTATTTGATAAAGTCTAGATCTAGCATGCCAAAAGTGACATGAGTTCAGTTTTCATGCGGAAAAAGTAGGTGATGTACATCCATGGAAAACCAAGCCAAGTGATCATATTCTACAAATAAGTGGCAAAGGAAATAAGGTAcacaaagaaaaatttaaaaaacaaaaagaaagtaaGTGTGGCAGCGAAAGAACCCAGAAGATTGTGTGattaaattatttcaatagGCCAAATCCAACCTCAGCAAATACATCTCGACAGTGAAAGTAGTTAATTACCATTAGAAGAACTTGGCATATAGCTATAACAATTATTCCTTGACTTCCAGCTATATGAAATCCTGGAATTCCAAGATAATCAAGGGTATCACCCTGCAAAAGGAAGAAGTAGGGAACCTTAGAAACATATATATGGATAATAGTAGcaggaaaacaaaaattaatccatCTGCAGAGTACAGCAAAACTCAGAACATTTATCAGCTTGCAACATGTAGATCCATAATTAACTCACAAAACACAAGGGAAGCAATTAGGTACAATTAGGTATAGCCATATGAACATGCTTCATATGAAAATTGCTAAAAATCTACTTGCACTGACAGGAAATGGGTGCAAAAGAACAGCCACCTGTACAAGATGATTGTCATAGAAAAACTGCCACATTTTACCAATTCACAAAATCTATTTAACAATGTGACATCCTATGTTGTTGTTACCAACAGATCCATTTCAATACATACTAATTATTTACCTGAAGCTTTGCATACCCCACTTTCCACCACACAGGCTCCACAAAATGCACAAGCCCTTGCATGTCTAACAATTCAGGAATCACAACACCAAGAGCTGCTAGCATGGCCCAACGAGCATGCAGTATCTCAAAGCTGTGGAAGAGTTGAAAGGAGCTGATGAAGTTAAACTAGTATATGCTGCTCTAAGAGAAAACCTTAACCATATGACGCAGATATGACCATAATAAGCTTTCGTTTAGCAAGTCTTTTTACTGCTAAAATTCTTTGACAGGGATTTAAATTCATAAACAAATTTTTgcatattaagaaaataagtctCCGATCCCATTGACAGTGATGCTAATAGTCTGTCATTGAAATCCTGCTAACTATGCTTCCATCCTTAATTTCATATGAGCGTAATGAGCAAGAAAAGGAAGCTCAATTTGGTTGATTTTAGCAAAGAAGGTATTAACTAAACCTAATTGGAAGATTATTGATTCCAGTGTGAATCTTTTGCTCCACCCCAACAAATGAGAGATTAGTAGcttaaaaaatagaaagtaaacTGCATACTTAAAATATTTCTGGAAACTAGCAGAATCTCTTCCGAGGCCAGCAATATCAAAGCCATAATCACCGGGATATTCTCCTGTAAGATAAGAAGGGTACTCAAAGGGTATTGGACCAAGCCAGCGAGGACGCTCTGCTCCATACCAAAAACTGCAGCAACAAAACAACTCAATTAATAATTCTCTGAAGCCAGAattatcttttcttaatataattTGAAGCACATTTGTTATAAATGACATATACATATTCTTCATTATTGTGTGAGATAGCTATTGTGGGTTAGAATAAACTCCAAGTAGTAAGTAAATGCAGCCACGAAACTTTTTTGTATCTTCCCATTTTTATGAGCTTATAAACACTACTGCGTAATCCTTCAAATAACGGCACTAATGTTGAATTGCATTGGATATAAGAAGCCATCCCCTAGTATGAACTAACAACATCTTAACTAATTTTTGGTCTTCTACAGCaatccttttttatttcttatatagtCAAATGCAGAAGACAACTTGTTAAACCTAAGATTTTGTTGTTATGTTGAGCTCATCTGATATTAATGATGCAAAGCATTGTTAGAAATGCAGTGCCCTGTAATTAGATCAAGCAATGTAGTTTAGGGGAGTAGTAAAGCAATTTCTCTAGCCTTTGTTCTACAAATGCACAAACTGTGACGAGTAAAGAAAAATTGTCAAGATTCTTTTAATCTTTCCAGAGACATGTGTCACACCCTACATTTTTCTCCACCAATATGTATGGAACCTTGAACGAAATAACAAGCCCGTGACACATGTCTGCATAGATAGAAATAGTTATAGTTATGGTTTATACTAACCTGATAAAGCACGGCTATAGCTAATTTTTCTCAGCACTCTGGCAGCTAGTTCAGAAATTgtattaaataacaaattccaatggaattaattattatgacgccagttgatgttttttttttaaaactgtaTATATACTCAAACTCAAAATTCAGAAGCAGATTTCCTTTTCAGTTTGATTATTCGGAATATCAAAGAAGAACAACACTGACTCAGCAGTGAGAATTTGAGCACAGTTAACCTATCCTCTCTTGCCCGCTGAGCCTGTGCTCTGAACCTAGAGGATCCGTCCACAGCCTCCCTCTTGGTTTCCTCCAGCCTCTTACGGAGCTTCTCCCCAAGAGAGCTATTGGCGATGGCTTTCACCGCCGTGAAAGGGATCGCGGAGAAGACGAGAACTCCAGTCAACTGAAGAGAAGGAACACAAATACAACAGAATAGACGTAGACATAGACATAGACATAGACATAGACATCCATAGATAAGATGATGAACAGGAAAATTTATAAGCGTGGAGATAGATAGAGCAGAACCTCTTGCCAAGAGGCCTTGAAGACGGGCCTGGAGGCCTTGTGGCGAAGGGCATGGCAGGAGCAATGGCGAGAAAGAGAAGGGTGTGACGACACTGATTGCGTAAGCAGTGGAGCCATGGATGGAGCTGGACGCTGCTCTTATCGTCGGGTCGCTCGTTGTGTTACTGTCTGTAGTTTGTAGTCTGTACTGAGAAATAAAGTTATAGAGACATAATCATGGTGACACATATCAAGAAAACAAAGCCATGGATGGATGAGAATATAAATCACAATATAACTCACATTGCATTAAAGTTGCCACATTGATTTTACAATCACTATATAGCCAGTGAGAgtcaccaaaaaaataattaataaatagtgCAAAAtcgaatagttttttttttttaaaacataatactgtataaatacattataaagATACTATATCAAtactgtttatttattattgacaTGATCCTTTATAAGAGGAGTCAAAATATTTACATTGTGGAATTATGGTCATTGTGATATCATCCAAGGCGCACGTACTAAATCCTAATTGCCCCATATATTATTCCGCCTTATATGATAAATCTCTAAGAGGTCATTAAATCATTGGTGCACTATCATACTTATATATATCTCTTTGACAATCTCTTATAGATCGACGCTTATCTGAAAAGATCGGAAGAGGTCTCTACGACACTCACAATGTCACACAATCAAGACaaccaaccaattaaacaaTCCAATCAACCCAAAATTGCCACTCAGCCAAATTACCAAGTAGAATCAACAATATTGCAgtataaaaacaacaataacgagcgaaaataaatcacaaatagcACACACAATttatacgtggaaaaccccttcgATGTGAAGGATAAAAACCACGGGACCGTTCAAGGAGTCCACCCTTTACTTCtcttattgataaattgagGGCAAAATAACCCCAAAACAGTCAATAAAGGATTCACAACCCACCAACAAACTCCAAGAACAATAAGAGATGAAGATAGAGCAAAAAAGGTGTAGAAATCACCCAAAAACTACAGTGTCTATTAAAGTAGCGTATTTGACTAAATCGGAGCACCTCTGGACAATCCGACCTTtcaaaatgaagcccttgatgtCAGGAACAATCTGGCCAAGTTTGAGCAGAATCGACCACGGGAGCACATCCGATCGTAGAGTTGATAAAAAACTATGCACATAAAACTGAGAATAACAAACCCTTCTTAAgctctcctttttttctttgattgttgtAACCTCCCTAATGTTGTACagccaaaggaaaaaaaaataccatctCCCCAAAAAGTTTCTCTTGGAAGCCCAAATATCAATGCCAAGTGGACCCAAGAAATATGACATAACGAGTCCAACATAAATGcccaacataaacaacaaaagcaatatgaaatattacaaatatgGGGTGGACTCATAACATTATCATCcccttaaaacaaaaaaaaagttgccacatttattttttaaaaaaaaactaatatatatatataattacacaCATAAATGTTTACCGGGTCAAGAATATCTCAGCCCACAAggttgtttttataaataaataaaaaattatcatagaaGTAACATTATACCGATTTAAACTCACACCAAAAATTTCGATAATATATTAACAGTGGTAGCTCAAAGACAAACAAAGACTTCATTAGCATGTAAttaaatgagaattttttatttctttattttttttatattaggaGATAAACACCCCcatttaagttttaaattttaagtcaAAGACAAATACAAATATAGGATGCACTCGTAAGCTTAATAACACTTTACCCTTATTTTACGTATGTTTCAATGTCAAGACccctcaaaattaaaatagtacaatcaaaatcaaaatataattaatctaagttgttcaatatttttgattctgtattgacaaataaaatatataaaaaatgatcaTAGTACTATGTCGTAATAGAGTCATTAGTTaagatatgaaaaaaaatatattgaaaaactaataattatgaTGCACCTCAACACTCATATAATGTTTgaaattttagttatatatacttgtttctactaaaattaaaacattactTTGGCAATAACAAatttatgtaatatataaaatatttttttcataaaggtGGCCAAACAACTCTCATAAACTAATGTTGTGAGAGAAAATTAATTGACCAACggcctttgggtcaattggtatcgGATCCCTTACATAAGACGTTCATTTTGGGGAGGGTCCAGAATTGAATCTCATGTTTTGCGCAAGGTGAGAACACATGGGTCGGTGTTGAGCTTTGCTCCCCATACGTGCACGTCCTTAGGTTCCGGTGTTTATtgtctttctaaaaaaaaaaaattgtgaaaggGAGTTACTCAACTTTTTATTTGGTAAGAAACCATCTTTCTAATGTAAAGATCATAAAAATATTctcaataatattatattaactttAGACTCATcaaatttgtttaaatattgaaatatattcCAAAGTATCAAAACTCATAGCTTATACGATAAAACCATCTCTGATGAGCAACGTTTAGGCAAGATGTCATTACATTAACAAATCATGGATATTTATGGCCAAATATAAGAAATATATCTAAGGTGAACTGCTTAGATCTATCAAAAAGAATGTTCTATGGTTACATCCAATGATATACTGAGTTGATGGATGCAATAAAATGTTGAGTTGTGTGAGCCTGATTATATTAAACACCTCTTGtgttatttgaaaatttgtgagggggtattttagaaatttccattgtaataaggttttttttctgtttcccccctcttatatatatatatatatatatatattcatccttgtaaaaagttatttttttttagggagAAGAAAATATCGAAATCGTACCGGCCAGTGGGACGTAACCCTAGTTTTGGGtgaaccacgtaaatctctgtgttttttttttgttatcttcTATTCTTGCCTTTGTTTCTTAGTTCCTAACAACTGGTATCAGAgcaaggtttttttgttttttgagtgGGAGCAATGGCAGAGGAAGCAGGAAAGGCATCTGGTGTAGAAAAGTTTGATGGCACAGACTTCGCGTATTGGAGGACGCAGATTGAAGATTATCTGCATGTAAAGAAATTACATCTACCTCTTTTGGGGATAAAACCATGAGGCGATGAAGGGTCGAGGATTGGGTTCTTCTCGACGCATGTGCATCGGGAGTTATCGATTAACTCGTCAAGATCTCGCTGCACATAATGTTGTGAAGGAGAAGACCACAGCAGATATGATGAAGGCGTTGTCTGGTATGTATGAAAAGCCGTCGGCAAATAACAAGGTGTATCTGATgaagaaattgttcaatttgAAGATGGCAGAGAACGCATCAATAGCACAACACCTGAATGACCTCAACACTATCACAAATCAATTGTCGTCTGtagaaattgattttgatgatgaggTTCGTGCTCTGATCATTCTGGCTTCTTTGCCGAACAGTTGGGAAGCAATGAGGATGACAGTAAGCAATTCTATGGGAAAGGAAAAACTCAAGTACAATGATATACGAGATCTAGTTTTGGCTGAGGAGATTCGCAAAAGAGATGCAAGTGAAACTTCAGGATCTGGCTCTGCCCTAAATCTTGAGACAAGAGGTAGAAATATTAACAAAAGCTCAAATCGGGGTAGATCAAAATCCagaaatttcaatcaaaacagaaGTAAATCTAGATCAGGCCGTCCTGTACAATGTTGGAATTGTGGAAAAATAGGTCATTTCAGGAACCAATGCAAAAGCCCTAAAAAGAAGAATGAACATGATTCTGCGAATGCTGTAACAGAAGAGATACATGATGCATTACTTCTTTCAATAGATAGCCCACTTGATGATTGGGTTTTAGACTCAGGAGCTTCATTTCATACCACCCAACACCGAGATATCCTACAAAATTACACTGCAGGTGATTTTGGGAAGGTATATTTGGCTGATGGTTCAGCCTTGAATGTTGTAGGTGTGGGAGAAGTCAGGATATCATCACTCGATGGATCTATCTGGTCATTGGAGAAGGTTCGGCATATTGCAGACTTGAGGAGGAATCTGATTTCTGTTGGAC is a window of Dioscorea cayenensis subsp. rotundata cultivar TDr96_F1 chromosome 5, TDr96_F1_v2_PseudoChromosome.rev07_lg8_w22 25.fasta, whole genome shotgun sequence DNA encoding:
- the LOC120262063 gene encoding chlorophyll a-b binding protein 7, chloroplastic, translated to MAPLLTQSVSSHPSLSRHCSCHALRHKASRPVFKASWQELTGVLVFSAIPFTAVKAIANSSLGEKLRKRLEETKREAVDGSSRFRAQAQRAREDSFWYGAERPRWLGPIPFEYPSYLTGEYPGDYGFDIAGLGRDSASFQKYFNFEILHARWAMLAALGVVIPELLDMQGLVHFVEPVWWKVGYAKLQGDTLDYLGIPGFHIAGSQGIIVIAICQVLLMVGPEYARYCGIEALEPLGIYLPGDINYPGGFLFDPLGLSKDPVSFEDLKVKEIKNGRLAMVAWLGFYLQAALTGKGPIQNLLDHISDPLHNNILSYL